A genomic window from Ignavibacteria bacterium includes:
- a CDS encoding insulinase family protein, producing the protein MNIYKISKAFLKILTAVLLVNVSALHAQNTLKEIDVDGFKVIIKNTGKDVISARLFVTGGTANYPLDKQGIEAVAYSYIIKGGTTSMSKTEFLAAAEKMGTTFGSDASLDFGELNMQCLKESWDRSWLLFTDALMNPAYDPNEFANKKEQFISYARQNEGDPDSRLERITVETAFKGKNYEKDPYGSENTLASLTLDDIKAFINANLCKQRAFLVIAGNVSESDVIEKVRSSLAKLPEGIPAPKEPVTKIEQPGQDIESRKISTNYLSGIMSGIPWDSPDAIAMMVAMSIMYDKYFVELRTKRGLSYAPAAYMNGDAITNPYSVFYITTDHPKDAINVMVDIINNVRKNGFTEDEFAKSKSAYLTRYFMRLETASSQTQNIGRWKLRGNLNAFDNFEALVNAVTVQDINRVFTGNTGNIKWNYLGDETKVSPEDFKQLEKIGF; encoded by the coding sequence ATGAACATATATAAAATATCAAAAGCCTTCTTAAAGATACTTACAGCAGTTTTGCTTGTAAATGTTTCAGCGCTGCATGCGCAGAATACCCTCAAAGAAATTGATGTTGACGGCTTTAAAGTAATAATTAAAAATACCGGTAAGGATGTAATTAGCGCAAGGCTCTTTGTAACCGGCGGAACCGCCAATTACCCGCTGGATAAACAGGGAATCGAAGCCGTAGCTTACAGCTACATTATTAAAGGCGGCACTACATCAATGAGCAAAACCGAATTTCTTGCAGCCGCTGAGAAAATGGGAACAACTTTCGGGAGTGACGCTTCACTGGATTTCGGTGAGCTGAATATGCAGTGCCTAAAGGAGTCCTGGGATAGATCATGGTTATTGTTCACTGATGCCCTGATGAATCCGGCTTATGACCCGAATGAATTCGCAAATAAAAAAGAGCAGTTCATTTCTTATGCGCGTCAAAATGAAGGCGACCCTGATTCACGCCTTGAGAGAATCACAGTGGAAACAGCATTTAAGGGTAAGAATTATGAAAAGGATCCTTATGGCAGCGAAAACACACTTGCTTCATTAACACTTGATGATATTAAAGCTTTTATAAATGCAAATCTTTGCAAACAAAGAGCCTTTTTGGTGATAGCGGGAAATGTTTCCGAAAGTGACGTTATAGAAAAGGTCAGGTCATCACTTGCAAAGCTACCTGAGGGCATACCCGCTCCAAAAGAACCTGTAACTAAAATAGAGCAGCCGGGGCAGGATATTGAGTCACGTAAAATTTCGACAAACTACCTTTCGGGTATTATGTCAGGAATTCCGTGGGATTCACCCGATGCAATTGCTATGATGGTTGCAATGAGCATTATGTACGATAAGTACTTTGTCGAGCTTCGCACAAAACGCGGCTTAAGCTACGCGCCGGCGGCGTATATGAACGGTGACGCGATCACAAATCCATACAGTGTGTTTTACATAACTACCGATCACCCAAAAGACGCTATAAATGTTATGGTGGATATCATAAACAACGTCAGGAAGAACGGGTTCACTGAAGATGAATTCGCTAAATCAAAAAGCGCATATTTAACCCGTTATTTTATGCGGCTTGAAACGGCATCAAGCCAGACCCAGAACATAGGCAGGTGGAAACTTAGAGGAAACCTCAATGCATTTGATAACTTTGAAGCTTTGGTAAATGCTGTAACAGTACAGGATATAAACCGTGTATTCACAGGCAATACAGGTAATATAAAATGGAATTACCTGGGCGATGAGACAAAGGTTTCACCTGAGGATTTTAAGCAGCTTGAGAAGATCGGTTTTTAA
- a CDS encoding insulinase family protein has protein sequence MKRTLIALLAFIINSALLFSQANLPAGYHFKTLPNGLDVLVVEDKSVPIATIEINVKNGAYTESPEFSGLSHFYEHMFFKANKDIPSQEAYINRTKELGIAWNGTTSVNRVNYFFTLPAANLDEGLKFMNSAIRYPLFLEQEMTNEHPVVNGEFQRGESSPEFNLYYQFQEKMWGKDKSRKIPIGDHDVILSATTEKMRTIQQKYYWPNNSLLIIAGDVNPTDAFAKAESIFGDWQPSGFDPFEKFPIPEFKPLNDNVYFVTTSENAQAPVIYIGWHGPDTRKDVKATYTADVFSYIVNLESSKFSKELIDAGLALEASLYYGTDIYTGPISLRIVPNPAKIKECMVKLEEHIAMWDSGDYFTDEQMITAKNQLAIQEKFRMEQTSSYAHALGYNWAIKDLDYGFDYIENINKTTRDDLKKYVRKYIKDKPAVYGILLSPEMKSKMNINKFEDLLD, from the coding sequence ATGAAACGTACTTTAATTGCGCTTCTTGCCTTCATTATTAATTCAGCTTTATTATTTTCGCAGGCAAACCTGCCTGCGGGATATCATTTCAAAACGCTGCCCAACGGGCTTGATGTTCTGGTAGTGGAAGATAAAAGCGTACCGATTGCTACCATTGAAATCAATGTAAAGAACGGCGCTTATACAGAATCACCCGAATTCAGCGGGCTCTCACACTTCTACGAGCACATGTTCTTTAAAGCAAATAAGGATATTCCCTCACAGGAGGCGTACATAAACCGTACAAAGGAGCTTGGTATTGCTTGGAACGGTACAACATCAGTTAACCGTGTGAATTATTTTTTCACACTGCCGGCAGCAAATCTTGATGAAGGCTTAAAGTTCATGAACAGCGCAATACGCTACCCGTTATTTCTTGAGCAGGAAATGACCAATGAACATCCTGTTGTGAACGGTGAATTTCAGAGGGGTGAATCAAGCCCGGAATTCAATTTATATTATCAATTCCAGGAAAAAATGTGGGGAAAAGATAAAAGCCGCAAGATCCCGATTGGCGATCATGATGTGATACTTTCTGCAACAACTGAAAAAATGCGTACAATCCAGCAGAAATATTACTGGCCGAATAATTCATTATTAATTATTGCAGGTGATGTAAACCCGACTGATGCCTTTGCAAAGGCTGAAAGTATTTTCGGCGATTGGCAGCCTTCCGGGTTTGACCCGTTCGAAAAGTTCCCGATACCTGAATTCAAACCGCTGAATGATAATGTGTACTTTGTAACCACCAGCGAAAACGCACAGGCGCCGGTAATTTATATAGGCTGGCACGGACCCGATACCAGGAAAGATGTAAAGGCTACTTACACTGCCGATGTGTTTTCATATATTGTGAACCTTGAATCTTCAAAGTTCAGCAAAGAACTGATTGATGCGGGGCTTGCACTCGAAGCAAGTCTTTACTACGGAACAGATATTTACACGGGGCCGATTTCATTGAGGATAGTTCCTAACCCCGCAAAAATAAAAGAGTGTATGGTAAAGCTTGAAGAGCATATAGCCATGTGGGATTCAGGCGATTACTTCACAGATGAGCAAATGATAACCGCAAAGAACCAGCTTGCGATCCAGGAAAAATTCAGAATGGAGCAAACTTCGTCTTACGCTCATGCCCTGGGTTATAACTGGGCAATAAAAGACCTGGATTACGGGTTCGATTACATTGAAAATATCAATAAAACTACACGCGACGATTTAAAAAAATATGTCAGGAAATATATCAAAGATAAGCCCGCAGTGTACGGAATACTGCTTTCACCTGAAATGAAAAGTAAAATGAACATAAATAAATTTGAAGACCTGCTGGATTAA
- a CDS encoding DoxX family membrane protein, with translation MFNKFKLLFDKADRYITASMSHSGIPLLRISLGIVFFWFGFLKFFPGTSPAEMLATKTIDILTFGLIKPAVSIYLLASLETLIGLALITRSFLRITLLLLFGQMIGTVTPLFLFPAETFTSFPFVPTLEGQYIIKNIILVSAGIVIGATVRKKEENIN, from the coding sequence ATGTTTAATAAATTTAAATTATTATTCGATAAAGCCGATAGGTACATAACGGCAAGTATGTCGCACAGCGGTATACCGCTGTTAAGGATATCGCTTGGAATAGTATTTTTCTGGTTCGGATTCCTGAAATTTTTCCCCGGCACAAGTCCAGCTGAAATGCTTGCTACCAAAACAATTGATATCCTCACTTTCGGCTTGATAAAGCCGGCAGTTTCTATCTACCTGCTTGCTTCCCTTGAAACGCTTATCGGATTAGCGCTGATTACCCGTTCATTTCTCCGGATAACATTACTTTTGCTGTTTGGACAAATGATAGGCACAGTAACACCGCTGTTTCTTTTTCCCGCGGAAACTTTTACCTCTTTTCCATTTGTACCCACACTGGAAGGACAATATATAATAAAGAACATTATACTTGTTTCAGCGGGAATTGTAATTGGAGCAACAGTCAGGAAAAAGGAAGAAAATATAAATTAG